DNA from Nitrospina gracilis Nb-211:
GGCGCCGCGGCCAGCCAGATCAGGTAAAACCCGTTGATGTAAAAACACAGGGTGAGCAGCACGCACAACGCGAGACCCAGCTTGTGAAAACCGGGCGTGCCCATGGCCCCCAGCATGCGTGAGTATTCGAACCAGCCCGCCACCACCGCGCCCAGCACCAGAATGGAAAACAGCTCCAGCGATCCGTACTGCACGATGCCCAGCACGATGGGGATCAGAACGAGTGCGCTCAGGATGCGTTTCATGGTTGGGTGGCTTCCGAAAATTGAAACTTTGAATTATTAACTGTGATCAATGTTGTCTGGAGTGGAAATAAATTGGGAACGGTGCCACGGGCCGCTGGCCCGCCGATCATCGTGTGCTGATAAATGTTGTGATGTTCGCAGACTCAAGCGCTGGTCTCGTTCGCTCCCGGCCGGGTCTGCGGACCATCGTTCGCTAGCAGGTCTTGGCGAAACCCCGACTCACGAATTGGGAATGTTGCCACTGGCCGCTGGCCAGTTAGGCTTGGACGATCTGGTCGCCGATCATGCCGAAGCGGCGTTCGCGTTTCTGGAAATCGATGATGGCTTTCAACAGGTCGTCTTCGCGGAACTCCGGCCACAGCACGTCGGTGTAGTGCAACTCCGTGTACGCGATCTGGTAGAGAAGGAAGTTGCTGATGCGCAACTCGCCGCTGGTGCGGATGAGCAGGTCCGGTTCCGGCAGGCCGTGCGTCGCCAGGCTCGCTTCCAGAACGGGGAAGTCGATGTCCTCATAACGCAGTTGCCCTTCCTGCACCTGCTTGACGATCTTGCGTACCGCATCGAGGATTTCCTGTCGCCCGCCGTAACTCAAGGCGAGTGTCAGCACCAGACCGTCGTTGTCCGCCGTGTAATCTTTCGCGTGCTGGATGAGATTCTGAATATCAGCGGGCAGTTCGTACACGCGGCCGATGGTGTTGAAGCGGATGTTCTCGCGCTTCATCCGTTCCAGTTCCTTGTGCAGGTACTGGTCGAGGATTTTCATGAGCGCGTTGATCTCGGTGCGCGGGCGGTTCCAGTTTTCGTCGGAGAAGGAATAAAGGGTGAGCGCGGGGATGTGCATCTCCGTGCAGAGGGTGACGATGTGATCAACCGACTTGACCCCCTGGCGGTGGCCTTCCACGCGAGGCATGAAGCTCTTCTTCGCCCAGCGCCCGTTGCCGTCCATAATGATGGCGATGTGCCGCGGCAGACGGTTGAAATCGATCTGATCCATGAGTGGGGATTTGTACAAGGACGACGCCTCCGAAAGGTACCGGTTCGCCGGGCGGGCCCAGCCGGTGCGGGCATGCCCGGTGCGACCATTATACGGCAACGGTCAGTCTTCCATCACATCTTTTTCCTTGGACTCGGCGACCTTGTCCACCTCTTCAACGTACTTGTCCGTCATCTTCTGGATCTGGTCGTGGCCCCGCTTCTCGTCGTCCTTCGAGATGGTGCTTTCCTTTTCCATCGCCTTGATCTTGTCGTTGAAGTCGCGGCGGATGTTGCGGATGGAAATCTTCGCCTCCTCCGCGTACTTGCGCACGATCTTGGTCATCTGCTGGCGGCGCTCCGTGGTGAGCGGCGGGATGTTGAGGCGGATCATCTTGCCGTCGTTCGACGGGTTGAGACCGAGGTCGGATGCGGTGATGGCCTTTTCGATCACCGGCAACATCGTCGGGTCCCACGGCGCGATGGCGATGGTGCGGCTGTCCGGCGTGGACAACGTCGCTGTCTGGCTGAGCGGCGTCGGGTTGCCGTAAAACTCCACCTTGATATCCTCGACCAGCGCCACCGAAGCGCGGCCGGTGCGCACCTTGCCGAATTCCTGGTGCAGGTGGTCGATGGTCGCTTTCATTTTGCGTTCGGAATCTTTGAGTAAATTGTCCATGTATCAGCTCGCCCCCACCCGGGTTCCAATGGATTCGCCCATGATCGCGCGCTTGATTGCATCCGGATTGCTGACGTTGAAAATGACCATGGGTAGTTTGTTGTCCATACACAGGCTGACGGAAGTGGAGTCCATCACCTTCAGCCCTTTTTTCAAAACTTCGAGGTACGTCAATTGTTCGAACTTGACCGCGGTGGAGTCGATCATCGGGTCGGCGGAATAGACGCCATCCACCTTCGTGGCTTTGAAGATGACTTCGGCCTCGACCTCGATGGCACGCAGGCTGGCGGCGGTGTCGGTGGTGAAGTAAGGGTTGCCGGTGCCCGCGGCGAAGATGACGATACGGTCTTTTTCGAGATGACGGATGGCGCGGCGGCGGACGTAGGGTTCCGCCACCTGGCGGATGTCCAGCGCCGTCAGCACGCGGGTTGGCACGCCCGCCTGTTCCAGCGCGCTTTGCAGGGCCATGGCGTTGATCACCGTGGCCAGCATGCCCATGTAGTCGGCAGTGACGCGCTCCATCCCCAGGTTGCTGGCGGTGGCGCCGCGCAAAATGTTGCCGCCGCCGATGACGATGGCGATCTGCACACCGAGTTTTTTGGCTTCGGCGATCTCCTCCGCGATGCTCTGCAGGGCTTTCTGATCGATGCCGAAGCCTCCCGCCTCCGCCAGGCTTTCTCCGCCCAGCTTCAGCAGGATGCGTTTGTAATGTGCTTTCGCCGGTTCCGTATCGTCACTCATTTAGAGATTTCCATACGGGAAAACCCACCCACGGTGATGTTCTCGCCCAGCGTGGCGATCTTCTGCTTGATCAACTCCTGCACGGTGATGGACGTGTCTTTCACGAAGGGCTGGTCGAGCAGGCAGTTTTCCTCGAAAAACTTGCTCATCTTGCCGTCCACGATTTTGTCGATCACGTTTTCCGGCTTACCGGATTCCCGCGCCTGGTGGGCGAAGATCTCGCGTTCCTTGTCCAGCACGTCCTGCGTGACGTCGTCGCGCGAGGTGAAGCGCGGCTTGGCGGCGGCGATGTGCATCGCGATGTCTTTCAGCAGAGCCTGGTACTCGTCATTCTTGGCGACGAAATCAGTCTCGCAGTTCAGCTCCACCAGCACGCCGATCTTGGCGCCGGGGTGGATGTAGGTGCCTATGGCACCGTCGCCGGTGGTGCGGTCGCCCTTCTTGTCCGCCTTGGCCATGCCCCTCTTGCGCAGAAAGGTGATGGCTTCTTCAATATCGCCGCTGGTTTCCTTGAGCGCGTTGCGGCATTCCAGTATCCCGGCGCCGGATTTTTCGCGCAGGGTTTTGACCATGTCTGCTGTCACTTCCATTG
Protein-coding regions in this window:
- the frr gene encoding ribosome recycling factor, whose protein sequence is MDNLLKDSERKMKATIDHLHQEFGKVRTGRASVALVEDIKVEFYGNPTPLSQTATLSTPDSRTIAIAPWDPTMLPVIEKAITASDLGLNPSNDGKMIRLNIPPLTTERRQQMTKIVRKYAEEAKISIRNIRRDFNDKIKAMEKESTISKDDEKRGHDQIQKMTDKYVEEVDKVAESKEKDVMED
- the pyrH gene encoding UMP kinase, whose translation is MSDDTEPAKAHYKRILLKLGGESLAEAGGFGIDQKALQSIAEEIAEAKKLGVQIAIVIGGGNILRGATASNLGMERVTADYMGMLATVINAMALQSALEQAGVPTRVLTALDIRQVAEPYVRRRAIRHLEKDRIVIFAAGTGNPYFTTDTAASLRAIEVEAEVIFKATKVDGVYSADPMIDSTAVKFEQLTYLEVLKKGLKVMDSTSVSLCMDNKLPMVIFNVSNPDAIKRAIMGESIGTRVGAS
- a CDS encoding isoprenyl transferase; translated protein: MDQIDFNRLPRHIAIIMDGNGRWAKKSFMPRVEGHRQGVKSVDHIVTLCTEMHIPALTLYSFSDENWNRPRTEINALMKILDQYLHKELERMKRENIRFNTIGRVYELPADIQNLIQHAKDYTADNDGLVLTLALSYGGRQEILDAVRKIVKQVQEGQLRYEDIDFPVLEASLATHGLPEPDLLIRTSGELRISNFLLYQIAYTELHYTDVLWPEFREDDLLKAIIDFQKRERRFGMIGDQIVQA
- the tsf gene encoding translation elongation factor Ts, with the protein product MEVTADMVKTLREKSGAGILECRNALKETSGDIEEAITFLRKRGMAKADKKGDRTTGDGAIGTYIHPGAKIGVLVELNCETDFVAKNDEYQALLKDIAMHIAAAKPRFTSRDDVTQDVLDKEREIFAHQARESGKPENVIDKIVDGKMSKFFEENCLLDQPFVKDTSITVQELIKQKIATLGENITVGGFSRMEISK